ttttttttttatctgatTGGTTTTTGGACTATTCTTAGCTATTGTTGGAGATATAACACCATCTGATGGCATACCCAAAGCAGAAAAGAGCAGAAGGGAGCAAGCAGCTTTGAATGAAATGTGCATAGTTCTTGGTGGAGGGATGAGGGGTGATCATTAATTCTTATTTTCATGGAATTCTTTGATTATCTAAAAACGTTTCTTTTGGAATTGTATTGATTGTGAGTGTTCTTATTTGCAGCTGAAGAGATCAAAGAACTTTGGGCAGAGTATGAAAATAATTCGTCCTTAGAGGCTAATCTTGTGAAAGATTTTGATAAAGTATGTATATGATGGCATTCACATATAAATGTTACATTAACAGGTTTCAATATTAAGGCATCCAAATGAAACTGCTTAATTCAGTTATCCATGTAATATGGTGATTTATAATGGTTATTTCAATCTCATAGTTTTACTAGACATTATGTACTAGTAAGggttcattttattttgttttacttcTAATGGGGACAGAATTCCAATTTGCTCCATCACTGTAACTAGCTATGCAGCAGGGACCTGTGTTACAACAAAATTTGTGATTCTGTAGTCCTAGTTTTGTGCAATATGTTGTCCACATACTGTTACAACACAACTTGAGAAGCAGAAATTTACTTACGCATGCTTGTGTGTATGTGCTGTGTACTTGCATGCAGATGTGAGTTATGCATGTAGACCTTTCAAAACTTCCACTATTGCTTATGATATTCCTTCTTTTAACATGGTTATGCAACTCTGTTCAGGTTGAAATGATTCTGCAAGCATTGGAATATGAAATAGGTAAAGTGTTTCATTCTTTTGCTGTAACTTTGTTAGCTTtcttatctttctcttttgatatttttacTCTCGTAACAGAACATGGGAAGGTGCTGGATGAGTTTTTCATTTCTACAGCAGGTAGATTCAACTATTTTGATGTTATCTGAAGTAGAAAAATTTGTGGTTTCTACCTATTTGTAATTTTGCACTTCTTAATTATCGTTCTTTGTTTGCCTTCTTTTTCCCCCAGGAAAATTTCAAACTGAACTAGGAAAGAGTTGGGCAGCTGAGATCCTTTCTAGAAGAAATTCACGGGTTGACAAGAGTCATAACTGATTCCCTCATTCGGTAATCATTCGCAGCAAAGCCAAACCTCCTTCTAGAAGTTGGCCGTCCTGTCGCCCAGCTGCATTTTCCTCGGTTCaccaattttttttgactTCTCACATAAAAACGAAAACAATGATGTTGTTTCCACAGCACCCAATGGGATCCGCAGTTCGCATCTGTGCAACCAAAGCATGCATCCGTGGAGGCTGAGGTGAAAGAAAAGGTACAACACCACTCAGCCGGGGTAGTAGGCATGATTCGGTCTTTCTGCTTCATGCTATTCTAGCATttctcattttttaatttccaaataGTTTAACATTCTCTTTTCATTTTACCAGAAATACATCAATTAGATTAGATATTTCCTgggtttttctgttttttcaggGTGAGATGGAGTTTGGTCAGTTTAGGTTTGAATTTTGGATCTGGAGCTTAAGTTAGGGGGATTGGGCTTAAGCCTtgtattcctttttcttcaaagtTTTGGGCACtctttttagggtttttaagcctaaaattatcaattaatAAGTAGGCCCGTTTCTGTACACAATGCAACAGGGAACGAGGTTCAGTCGGCCTTAAATAAGCTTTAGGTTAGGTAATTGGGTTTAGTTGGCCTTAAGTAAATATCAACATTGTCCTCCAACGCAACTCAACCTCTATAAAGTTAAGAATCTGAGCCTTTGGATTTCCAACTATGCGCGCGGAGTGGACTTGGGGGGGCCTACACGTTCAGCTTTTTCTCCAAGTTTACATGTGTTTCTCTCACTAGATTTCGGCCTTTTGTCGTCTTTCCCATCGGGTGATACTGTGCAAACGTGTGCTTCGAATCTCTGgttgcttttgcttttcttgcCACGACACCTTCTTGATTCTTAACAAATGGTTCCCTTATCTTTTCCAAGTATCAACCCACTTGCCTATTAATTTCATCTTTATCCATATATGATCCATACCAAAACAGGAGAATAATTCTcttcatatacatatacatattaGGGAGATTTGAAAAAGACCGAAGGAgaaaatttttttagaaaaaacgATATTAATTattgatgaaaaaaatacagaacTTAAGGTGGTTGAATATGAGTAAATTTTTTTCAGTGACTAAACACAACATTATGCGGAATTGATTTAAAGAGAATCACAAGCAACTTATTAGGATGAAAATCCCTGGTTCAATGATATATGACCTCCAATGCAAGAGTTAATTAATCTTAACTACTTAAACCACTAACACTTTGCGCATATTATACActacaagaaaagaaaaaaagtacaaagttGTAGGCTTTTAGGTCTCGTATGATATGATGTTAGCTTTGAAACAGAGTAATCTCTGAGGATCCACAACAGCAACCAGTGGAGGAGCTTCACGGGCAGCAAGCGCACAGCAAAAGATACGAGAATTATTAGAGCACATGGGtcccaccaccaccttcaaATTTTTGCCATTTCTTCAGACACCAGACACACTCTGTGAAATTAGACCCACTTCATTGCCTGCATGCTactaataaattataaaaacccACTTTTGTTTAACAAGCAACAAGATCTCTTAGGCCATGCCGACCCCACCATGCACCAAATTAAACCCACTAATCAATTCTCTGCAGACCAGATTTCTTTAGTCTTGTATGCATATATAATTGTGCTATGAtttgttctctttttaaaaggaaaaaaagaaaagaaaagattatgCTCTGAGACTCAGGTTGTCTTTGTTCCTATCCAGGATCTATAACATTGCTGAGCTGCTCGATTGCTTTGTGAACAAAATTCtcaatgaaaataataataaaagcaTGGTTTGGCTCCTTAAAATTGAGGAGAAGCTCCTCTTTAAAACCAATTGAGTTTTGACAGTAGTTAAATTTTAGCAAATTGagaaagtttcaataaaaaataaatatatatataaaaattggCAAGTGTCAAAATCACATTGGTTGTAAGAATGAGCTCATCTTTAATTTTAAAGAGcctagctttttctttttcgatatagaaaagaagagagaaataaagACTAAAATCTATCccaaaaaataaggaaatagGTAAATGAGCATTTTCATGCTCTAACGGAAGAGGCAGATGGATAGGCAAATTACATATTTCCCCAACAAGGTAATATTGCCTACTTTAAAGTGAATAGGTATAAGAGGCAAATGAATAGGCAACATGCCATGCCACCTAAGTTGTTATAGTACAATTTTCCCTATTTCATTTGCAGACTACCTTTAAGATGCTCGAAGATGTGTTTCTTTCTTGACAATAAAGAATGCAGTCAAACTCGTCGTGgctccaaaagaaaaagtccaAAAGAACACGCACATTACAGTAATTGCCCTATTTgtttatagtattttattgtatttaaGGACAAAATCAGGTGTTTAAGGACAAAATCAGCATTTAAGGGAGGTggatattttattaatttaatgttAATTTTCTAATGGAACTATTTTATGGTCTCATCTTTTATCTTTACAAACGAGTTCATATAACACCCCGCGAAAAGTGAAGTAATTATTCAATATATCTTATATAAAGTTGTGGGGCTTCTAAtattatttgataaaaataatataataatactaCACAATTATTAAAATTCGTCCAAAAGTAATTATTGTAACGTAAAATTTTTCAAGAtgctatttaataaatttgaaaataaacaaGTTGAAAAGGTCCAAATTCCAAAGATTTAAAGAGCGCTGACCAATTTTGAACACTAGCAATTGAGAAGAGCGTTTACGTTGAGTAGAACTAAAATGGACGTCAGAAAAAGCCAACCACACATGGTTATGGATGTCAAATTTATGATTGTGATTATGATTCTTCATTGAATTTCatggtaattattttttttccagcaaaagaaaattcaaaagaaaagattaaaaaaaacccaacaaattcATTGTTATCAATAAACTCATAATTATTCCTTGGGGTCGTTTTCAGTTTTCACATTGCATAGCGTTTTGGACCCCACAATCCGTGTTCCTGGACCCTGAGTTGAGCTTCCTATGCACAGTTGAGATTGAGAGACTGGAAGTTTCAAGAATCAAAGAGGTAGGCTGCAATTTTGGAGAGACGTTTCTGTTCAGCTATCATTGACGAAGTAAAGGTAAGGCCTTTTGGGATTTTAgcatttgggttttgtttttgttgccAATTTTTGGTGGTATAGCTGTTGCTGCTGCATTTGCTCACGTCAAAAGTTTGGACCTTTTAAGTGTTCACATTGGAGAAAGATTGTTGATTGAATTTTGTACAATATCTTGATCTTTTGAGCTTAGGTGTCTGCGTTTCTGCTTGAAAACTTGCTCAGAGTCATCTCTCTGTTATGCTGAAATTCTGTTTGCTGACTTGGGTTTTTCTCTAAACGAGTTCAGTGATCGGGGATTTGCTCCCAGCAGAATACTGTGTTTGGTTGGTGAAGTTTGGTGATGGGGAATTTCAGTTTTGGAAGTTTGGAACTGTTGGTTGGATAAAGACTTGAAATTGGCCTATCATCTATGGGTTTTGCTCAAAATTTTGGCTTTTGTATGGAAAAAACTCCggattttgtgaaaatttgaaattttcatgaTAGCTTGAAGATTGTGGTGTACGAGTTATATATGATATCCATCACTGGATTTGGTTCTAAATAGATGGCAACCACATCACCATCTCCAAACTCATCTCCGTCGGCTGTGCCACCAGCTTCTAATACTACttcaacaccaccaccacaaccaccctCAACTATTACACCATCTTCTCAGCCAAGTTTGGATTCACCAGAACCCTCCAACTCAACTACTCAATCTCCACCACCTGTTGTTCCATCAGCTCCTCCTCCAACCACACCAGCACCCCCTCCTAATTCATTCCCATCTGTAGCTACGCAATCACCTTCATCCAATGTACCTCCACCAACTTCTAATTCTCCAACCCCACCATCATCCAATGCACCTCCACCAACTTCTGATTCTCCACCCCCACCATCATCAAATCCACCAAAAAGTTCACcttccccaccaccaccaacatctGATCCACCTGCAAGTTCGCCTCCACCACCGCAATCCCGTCCACCAGTGAGttcacctccaccaccatcatcaAAACCACCTGAGAATTCACCTCCACCTCCGTCAAAGCCACCGGAAacttcaccaccaccacccccatCATCAAAGCCACCTGAGAactctcctccacctccatcaTCAAATCCCCCTGAAacttcaccaccaccaccaccgtcATCAAAACCACCTGAGAAGtcacctccacctccatcaTCAAATCCCCCTGAAACTTCACCACCTCCATCAAACCCGCCAGAGAACTCACCCCCACCTCCAGCATCCGTGCCACCCAAAAGTTCACCTCCACCACCAGCATCAGTACCTCCAACAAATGCACCCCCGCCTCCTGGGCTTACTCCTCCCATTCCACCCGGTTCTCAACCAACCCCTTCATCCCCAAATTCTCCTCCAAAGTCATCACCTCCACCACCCTTAAAAAGACTGGCACCACCTCCACCCTCGCATGCTTCTCCACCAGCACCTTCACAAATTCCAAGTCCACCAACCTCAAACACTTCCAGTCCTAATGCACCGCCAAGTTCAAATGCCACAGGTAGTGGGGGCATTGGTACTGGAGGTGTAGTGGCAATTGGTGTAGTGGTTGGGGTAATAGTGCTTAGCCTCATTGGATTGGCTGTATGGTGCTTGAGGAGGCCAAGGAAAAAGATATCTGGAGAAGGTTATGCTATGACATCTCTGGCTTCTTCCCCCAGATCAGGTAACTTATACCATACACAACACAAGTGATTTCTTATTATGCTATTTATTTAATTCCTTTAACCCTTCTGGTTTCTCATTGTTTTTGGCACTTCACATTCCTAAGGATGAACACTTCAAGTACCAGAACTTGTTTCTTTGAGCTTCCTAATTATACACATGCTTTATGTTCAATGTTtctaaattacaataagtTCAATATACTGTTTTAGGTATTTATTTAGCTTCATTAAAAATCAGGGTGTCGGTTTAATTGATTGGGTCATATAGACCATTGTAGATAGATGGTACTTTTTCTGTCCACAAAGTTGAGGccattgaaatgaaataagaAGGCTTTTGTAACTTGTTTCCAGATTCATCCTTCTTGAAGACACATTCTTCAGCTCCGTTTGTTGGAAGTCATTCTGGCAGTGATTTCATGAATTCTCCACCAGAA
The window above is part of the Prunus dulcis chromosome 1, ALMONDv2, whole genome shotgun sequence genome. Proteins encoded here:
- the LOC117619306 gene encoding proline-rich receptor-like protein kinase PERK9, which gives rise to MATTSPSPNSSPSAVPPASNTTSTPPPQPPSTITPSSQPSLDSPEPSNSTTQSPPPVVPSAPPPTTPAPPPNSFPSVATQSPSSNVPPPTSNSPTPPSSNAPPPTSDSPPPPSSNPPKSSPSPPPPTSDPPASSPPPPQSRPPVSSPPPPSSKPPENSPPPPSKPPETSPPPPPSSKPPENSPPPPSSNPPETSPPPPPSSKPPEKSPPPPSSNPPETSPPPSNPPENSPPPPASVPPKSSPPPPASVPPTNAPPPPGLTPPIPPGSQPTPSSPNSPPKSSPPPPLKRLAPPPPSHASPPAPSQIPSPPTSNTSSPNAPPSSNATGSGGIGTGGVVAIGVVVGVIVLSLIGLAVWCLRRPRKKISGEGYAMTSLASSPRSDSSFLKTHSSAPFVGSHSGSDFMNSPPEPAGLGNSRPWFTFEELDKATNGFSSQNLLGEGGFGSVYKGCLPDGREVAVKQLKIGGGQGEREFKAEVEIISRIHHRHLVSLVGYCISENRRLLVYEYVANDTLYFHLHGEGRPVLEWETRVKVAAGAARGIAYLHEDCHPRVIHRDIKSSNILLDNNFEARVSDFGLAKLALDANTHISTRVMGTFGYVAPEYASSGKLTEKSDVYSYGVVLLELITGRKPVDTSQPMGDESLVEWARPLLSYALDNEEFEGVVDPKLGKNYIESEMFRMIEIAAACVRHSSAKRPRMGQVVRAFDSLAVSDLTNGMRVGESEAFNSAQQSAEIRLFRRMAFGSQNYSTDFFSQDP